In one Elephas maximus indicus isolate mEleMax1 chromosome 9, mEleMax1 primary haplotype, whole genome shotgun sequence genomic region, the following are encoded:
- the SPATA31F3 gene encoding protein FAM205C: protein MLSPTYIHWDIDYSLYNFGSIFIIVLIIWQVKRIHHGLKLGHKRSCCRRHQRIRQRAREAASRARRASQEEAEKPQKLLSLMKSQGWLPQEGSVRRLLCADPCCHICNGVALEIQQLLAGENILMAPNSAGASQLSSCLETLFTSGISEQTLKLRSKNPRELSLASVTPTLSQVTDQKSLTQTAAPSTGAVSVQHHWDEHLQLGQEFQLPDMSLDSEALCSSRLEEPGIPVNQKEREKSNSEFVLEKQEAPEAGTGNKIKYFLHWINPKMEGQGHEECILLSKPVTGDKAGTKNVENSPDLTNNHMRETNSEKTTGDPKSQPSPTEEESQAFFNAPLCSVSSSSCSVISGSYATPTSALSTVLN from the exons ATGTTGAGCCCTACTTACATCCACTGGGACATTGACTATTCCTTATATAACTTTGGGTCTATTTTCATTATTGTCCTAATTATCTGGCAGGTCAAAAGGATCCACCATGGATTAAAGTTGGGACATAAGAGGAGCTGCTGTCGG CGTCACCAAAGAATCAGACAAAGGGCTAGAGAGGCAGCATCAAGAG ctaGGAGAGCTTCCCAAGAAGAAGCTGAGAAGCCACAGAAGCTGCTCTCTCTCATGAAAAG CCAGGGCTGGCTTCCTCAGGAGGGAAGTGTGCGGCGGCTTCTATGTGCAGACCCCTGCTGTCACATCTGCAATGGTGTGGCTCTGGAGATTCAGCAACTGCTGGCTGGTGAAAACATCCTGATGGCCCCCAATTCGGCAGGGGCATCACAGCTGTCCTCTTGCCTAGAGACTCTGTTCACATCTGGTATCTCTGAGCAGACTCTGAAGCTGCGTTCCAAGAACCCCAGAGAGCTTTCACTGGCATCTGTAACCCCCACACTATCACAAGTAACAGATCAGAAATCCTTAACCCAGACAGCTGCCCCATCAACCGGTGCGGTCAGTGTCCAACATCACTGGGATGAACACCTGCAGCTCGGGCAGGAATTTCAACTGCCAGATATGTCCTTGGACTCAGAAGCTCTGTGTTCTTCAAGGCTTGAGGAGCCTGGGATTCCTGTGAACCAGAAGGAGAGGGAAAAGAGCAACTCTGAATTTGTCCTAGAGAAACAAG AAGCCCCAGAAGCTGGCACGGGAAATAAGATAAAGTACTTCCTGCACTGGATTAACCCCAAGATGGAAGGCCAAGGACATGAGGAATGCATTCTCCTCTCTAAGCCTGTGACCGGGGACAAAGCTGGtacaaaaaatgttgaaaacagCCCAGACCTCACCAACAACCACATGAGGGAAACTAACTCAGAGAAGACAACAGGAGACCCCAAGTCTCAGCCTTCCCCAACTGAGGAAGAGAGCCAGGCCTTCTTCAATGCCCCTCTGTGCTCAGTCAGCTCCAGCAGCTGTTCTGTCATTTCTGGGTCCTATGCCACCCCTACCAGTGCCCTGAGCACTGTCCTCAACTGA